A single region of the Leisingera thetidis genome encodes:
- a CDS encoding pyruvate dehydrogenase complex E1 component subunit beta, whose amino-acid sequence MATEILMPALSPTMEEGTLAKWLVKEGDTVNSGDIMAEIETDKATMEFEAVDEGIVGKILIGEGTEGVKVNTPIAVLVEDGESADDYQPSNGSEASAKAPEAPATDEPAAAAPEKAPAMPAKVLEPDYPEGTEMVQTTVREALRDAMAEEMRRDEDVFLMGEEVAEYQGAYKVSQGLLDEFGSKRVIDTPITEHGFAGIATGAAFGGLRPIVEFMTFNFAMQAIDQIINSAAKTLYMSGGQMGAPMVFRGPNGAAARVGAQHSQDYAAWYMQIPGLKVVMPYSAADAKGLMKTAIRDNNPVIFLENEILYGRAFDVPKLDDFTIPFGKARIWREGSDATIVSFGIGMQYALEAADKLAQDGISAEVIDLRTIRPMDLPTVIESVKKTNRLVTVEEGWPQGSVGSYIASEVQREAFDYLDAPVITCTGKDVPMPYAANLERHALITTDEVVEAVRQVAYR is encoded by the coding sequence ATGGCAACTGAAATCCTGATGCCCGCCCTGTCGCCGACCATGGAGGAAGGCACCCTGGCCAAATGGCTGGTCAAAGAGGGCGATACCGTGAACTCCGGCGACATCATGGCCGAGATTGAAACCGACAAGGCGACGATGGAATTCGAAGCCGTCGACGAAGGCATCGTCGGCAAGATCCTGATCGGTGAAGGCACCGAAGGCGTGAAGGTCAACACCCCGATTGCGGTTCTGGTCGAAGACGGCGAAAGCGCCGACGACTACCAGCCGTCCAACGGCAGCGAAGCCTCCGCCAAGGCGCCGGAGGCCCCGGCAACGGACGAACCCGCCGCCGCCGCGCCCGAAAAAGCGCCGGCGATGCCCGCCAAGGTGCTGGAACCCGACTACCCCGAAGGCACCGAGATGGTGCAGACCACCGTGCGCGAAGCCCTGCGCGACGCCATGGCCGAGGAAATGCGCCGCGACGAGGACGTGTTCCTGATGGGCGAGGAAGTCGCCGAGTACCAGGGCGCCTACAAGGTCAGCCAGGGGCTGCTGGATGAATTCGGCTCCAAGCGGGTGATCGACACCCCGATCACCGAACACGGCTTTGCCGGCATCGCCACCGGTGCGGCCTTTGGCGGCCTGCGCCCGATTGTCGAGTTCATGACCTTCAACTTCGCCATGCAGGCAATTGACCAGATCATCAACTCGGCGGCCAAGACGCTCTATATGTCCGGCGGCCAGATGGGCGCACCGATGGTGTTCCGCGGCCCCAATGGCGCTGCCGCCCGCGTCGGCGCCCAGCACAGCCAGGACTATGCCGCCTGGTACATGCAGATCCCGGGGCTGAAAGTGGTGATGCCCTACTCCGCCGCCGACGCCAAGGGTCTGATGAAAACCGCGATCCGCGACAACAACCCGGTGATCTTCCTCGAGAACGAGATCCTCTACGGCCGCGCCTTCGACGTGCCGAAACTGGATGATTTCACCATCCCCTTCGGCAAGGCCCGGATCTGGCGCGAAGGCTCGGACGCCACCATCGTCTCCTTCGGCATCGGCATGCAGTACGCGCTGGAAGCCGCCGACAAGCTGGCCCAGGACGGCATCTCGGCCGAGGTCATCGACCTGCGCACGATCCGCCCCATGGACCTGCCCACGGTGATTGAATCGGTGAAGAAGACCAACCGCCTGGTCACCGTCGAGGAAGGCTGGCCGCAGGGCTCCGTCGGCAGCTACATCGCCTCCGAGGTGCAGCGCGAAGCGTTCGACTATCTCGACGCGCCGGTCATCACCTGCACCGGCAAGGACGTGCCGATGCCCTATGCCGCCAACCTGGAACGCCACGCGCTGATCACCACGGATGAGGTGGTCGAGGCGGTCAGGCAAGTGGCCTACCGCTAG
- the pdhA gene encoding pyruvate dehydrogenase (acetyl-transferring) E1 component subunit alpha, giving the protein MAARKSVKKPNVSAEELTNYYREMLLIRRFEEKSGQLYGMGLIGGFCHLYIGQEAVVVGLEAAAEEGDKRVTSYRDHGHMLACGMDPDGVMAELTGREGGYSKGKGGSMHMFSKEKHFYGGHGIVGAQVPLGAGLAFADKYKGNGRVTFTYFGDGAANQGQVYETFNMAALWKLPVVFVIENNQYAMGTAQQRSTSSAEIWERGKAFGIPGEAVDGMNVLAVKEAGERAVAHCRSGDGPYILEVKTYRYRGHSMSDPAKYRTREEVQKMREERDPIEQVRDMLLTGKHATEEDLKAIDKEIKEIVSKSAEFAKESPEPALEELWTDIYADDVPQANA; this is encoded by the coding sequence ATGGCCGCTAGAAAAAGCGTAAAGAAACCAAACGTTTCTGCCGAAGAACTGACCAATTACTACCGCGAGATGCTGCTGATCCGCCGATTCGAGGAAAAATCGGGCCAGCTGTACGGCATGGGGCTGATCGGGGGCTTCTGCCACCTGTACATCGGCCAGGAAGCGGTTGTTGTGGGCCTCGAGGCCGCCGCCGAGGAAGGCGACAAGCGCGTCACCTCCTACCGCGACCACGGCCATATGCTGGCCTGCGGCATGGACCCGGACGGCGTCATGGCCGAGCTGACGGGCCGCGAGGGCGGCTATTCCAAGGGCAAAGGCGGCTCCATGCACATGTTCTCGAAAGAGAAGCATTTCTATGGCGGCCACGGCATCGTCGGCGCCCAGGTGCCGCTCGGCGCCGGCCTCGCCTTTGCCGACAAGTACAAGGGCAACGGCCGTGTCACCTTCACCTATTTCGGGGACGGCGCCGCCAACCAGGGCCAGGTCTACGAGACCTTCAACATGGCCGCCCTGTGGAAGCTGCCGGTGGTCTTCGTGATCGAGAACAACCAGTACGCCATGGGCACCGCCCAGCAGCGCTCCACCTCCAGCGCCGAGATCTGGGAACGCGGCAAGGCGTTCGGCATTCCCGGCGAGGCGGTCGACGGCATGAACGTTCTGGCGGTCAAGGAAGCGGGCGAGCGCGCCGTGGCCCACTGCCGCAGCGGCGACGGCCCCTATATTCTCGAAGTGAAGACCTACCGCTACCGCGGCCACTCGATGTCGGACCCGGCCAAGTACCGGACCCGCGAAGAGGTCCAGAAAATGCGCGAGGAGCGCGACCCGATCGAGCAGGTCCGCGACATGCTGCTGACCGGCAAGCACGCCACCGAGGAGGATCTCAAGGCGATCGACAAGGAGATCAAGGAGATCGTCAGCAAGTCCGCAGAATTCGCCAAGGAGAGCCCCGAGCCCGCCCTGGAGGAACTCTGGACCGACATCTATGCGGACGACGTGCCGCAGGCAAACGCCTGA
- the cysK gene encoding cysteine synthase A: MIYTTEGRGRLYGSILETVGNTPAIRLNRIAPAHVQMYVKFEAFNPAGSVKDRLALNIIEAAERDGRLQPGQTVVEATSGNTGIGLAMVCAAKGYPLVITMHDGFSVERRRLMRMLGANVVLTRKEDKAVGMVVKARELAERNGWFLAHQFETRDNADIHEATTAREILGDFEGARLDHVVLGYGTGGTVTGLGRVLKGARPDLKITLSEPANAALVQSGAAQARNGAGEPAATHPAFNPHPIQGWTPDFIPLVLQEALDKGYFDGLEVVSGEESIAWGRRLAAEEGILAGISSGASLAAAMKVAEAAPEGSVLLAVLPDTGERYLSTPLFEGIAAEMDEDEAALSASTPGYQY; this comes from the coding sequence ATGATTTACACAACGGAAGGCCGCGGGCGGCTGTATGGCTCGATCCTGGAGACGGTGGGCAATACGCCTGCGATCCGGCTGAACCGCATCGCGCCGGCGCATGTGCAGATGTATGTGAAATTCGAGGCGTTCAACCCGGCGGGGTCGGTGAAGGACCGGCTGGCGCTGAACATCATCGAGGCGGCCGAGCGCGACGGGCGGCTGCAGCCGGGCCAGACCGTGGTGGAAGCGACCAGCGGCAATACCGGCATTGGCCTGGCCATGGTCTGCGCCGCCAAGGGCTATCCGCTGGTGATCACCATGCACGACGGGTTTTCGGTCGAGCGGCGGCGGCTGATGCGGATGCTGGGCGCCAATGTGGTGCTGACCCGCAAGGAGGACAAGGCGGTCGGCATGGTGGTGAAGGCGCGCGAGCTGGCGGAGCGCAACGGCTGGTTCCTGGCGCATCAGTTCGAGACCAGGGACAACGCCGATATCCACGAGGCCACCACCGCGCGCGAGATCCTGGGCGATTTCGAGGGCGCGCGGCTCGATCACGTGGTGCTGGGCTATGGCACCGGCGGCACCGTGACGGGGCTGGGCCGGGTGCTGAAGGGCGCGCGGCCGGATCTGAAGATCACCCTCAGCGAGCCGGCCAATGCGGCGCTGGTGCAGTCCGGCGCAGCGCAGGCGCGCAACGGCGCGGGCGAGCCCGCGGCGACGCATCCGGCCTTCAACCCGCACCCGATCCAGGGCTGGACCCCGGATTTCATCCCGCTGGTGCTGCAGGAGGCGCTGGACAAGGGATACTTTGACGGGCTGGAGGTGGTGAGCGGCGAGGAGAGCATTGCCTGGGGCCGGCGGCTGGCGGCGGAGGAGGGCATCCTCGCCGGGATTTCCAGCGGCGCCAGCCTGGCGGCGGCGATGAAGGTGGCGGAGGCCGCGCCGGAAGGTTCGGTGCTGCTGGCGGTGCTGCCGGATACCGGCGAGCGCTACCTGTCGACGCCGCTGTTCGAGGGGATCGCGGCGGAGATGGATGAAGATGAGGCGGCACTGTCGGCCTCTACCCCGGGCTATCAGTACTGA
- a CDS encoding pyruvate dehydrogenase complex dihydrolipoamide acetyltransferase, producing the protein MPTEILMPALSPTMEEGTLAKWLVKEGDTVSSGDLIAEIETDKATMEFEAVDEGVVGKILIAEGSEGVKVNTPIAVLLEDGESADDIPSAAANGTPAPAAEAAKDAPAAKSEAPKDDAAAKAEAKAAPAAPQGADGSRIFASPLARRIAADKGLDLTQITGSGPKGRIVKADVIDAKAPAAQAPAAAASAPASAPAAAAAPAGPSADQVARMYEGRAYEEVKLDGMRKTIAARLTEAKQQVPHFYLRRDIQLDALLKFRGDLNKQLEGRGVKLSVNDFIIKACALALQAVPDANAVWAGDRVLKMKASDVAVAVAIEGGLFTPVLQDSDTKSLSALSAEMKDLAARARDRKLAPHEYQGGSFAISNLGMFGIDNFDAVINPPHGAILAVGAGVKKPIVGKDGELAVATVMSVTLSVDHRVIDGALGAELLNAIKDNLENPMVMLA; encoded by the coding sequence ATGCCCACCGAAATCCTGATGCCCGCGCTTTCTCCCACCATGGAGGAAGGCACCCTTGCCAAATGGCTGGTCAAGGAAGGCGACACTGTCTCCTCGGGCGACCTGATCGCCGAGATCGAGACCGACAAGGCCACCATGGAGTTTGAAGCCGTGGACGAAGGCGTGGTCGGCAAGATCCTGATCGCCGAAGGCAGCGAGGGCGTGAAGGTGAACACCCCGATCGCGGTGCTGCTGGAGGACGGCGAAAGCGCCGATGACATCCCCTCCGCCGCCGCCAACGGCACCCCCGCACCCGCCGCAGAGGCGGCCAAGGACGCGCCCGCCGCCAAAAGCGAAGCGCCCAAGGATGACGCCGCCGCCAAGGCCGAAGCCAAGGCCGCCCCCGCCGCGCCGCAGGGCGCTGACGGCAGCCGCATCTTCGCCTCGCCGCTGGCCCGCCGCATCGCCGCCGATAAGGGGCTGGATCTCACCCAAATCACCGGCTCCGGCCCCAAGGGCCGCATCGTCAAGGCCGACGTGATCGACGCCAAAGCGCCAGCGGCGCAGGCACCGGCCGCAGCAGCCTCTGCCCCGGCGTCTGCTCCTGCCGCCGCAGCAGCACCGGCCGGTCCCTCCGCCGATCAGGTGGCCCGCATGTACGAAGGCCGCGCCTACGAAGAGGTCAAGCTGGACGGCATGCGCAAGACCATCGCCGCCCGCCTCACCGAGGCCAAGCAGCAGGTGCCGCATTTCTACCTGCGCCGCGACATCCAGCTGGACGCGCTCTTGAAATTCCGCGGCGACCTCAACAAGCAGCTCGAGGGCCGCGGCGTCAAGCTCTCGGTCAACGACTTCATCATCAAGGCCTGCGCCCTGGCGCTGCAGGCGGTGCCGGACGCCAACGCAGTCTGGGCCGGCGACCGGGTCTTGAAGATGAAGGCTTCCGACGTGGCCGTGGCCGTCGCCATCGAGGGCGGTCTGTTCACCCCGGTGCTGCAGGACAGCGACACCAAATCGCTGTCGGCGCTGTCGGCAGAGATGAAGGACCTCGCCGCCCGCGCCCGCGACCGCAAGCTGGCGCCGCATGAATACCAGGGCGGCAGCTTCGCGATCTCCAACCTCGGCATGTTCGGCATCGACAACTTCGACGCGGTGATCAACCCGCCGCACGGCGCCATCCTGGCGGTCGGTGCCGGCGTGAAAAAGCCCATCGTCGGCAAGGACGGCGAACTGGCGGTCGCCACGGTGATGTCCGTCACCCTCTCGGTCGACCACCGGGTGATCGACGGCGCGCTCGGGGCAGAGCTTTTGAACGCGATCAAGGACAACCTGGAAAACCCGATGGTGATGCTGGCCTGA
- a CDS encoding FtsB family cell division protein: MTRSPRPSFGAIAFFAIAFALSAYFTFAAVQGDFGLFRRVEIQAEAEELRLDLGRLQSRIGEMENLTRRLSDNYLDLDLLDEQARSVLGLVRADEIVIR; the protein is encoded by the coding sequence GTGACCCGAAGCCCCCGGCCCTCTTTTGGCGCCATCGCCTTTTTCGCCATCGCATTCGCGCTCAGCGCGTATTTCACCTTTGCGGCGGTGCAGGGCGACTTCGGTCTGTTCCGGAGGGTCGAGATCCAGGCCGAAGCAGAAGAACTGCGGCTGGATCTCGGCCGTCTCCAGTCCCGGATCGGCGAGATGGAAAACCTCACCCGCCGCCTCTCGGACAATTACCTCGATCTCGACCTCCTCGACGAACAGGCCCGCTCTGTTCTCGGCCTGGTCCGTGCCGACGAAATCGTCATCCGCTAG
- a CDS encoding DUF7742 family protein, producing MRRPVLPGDVAALARALLAASDGDRPRLCRRILGGAAEAAAHTELCRRLHPRWGDGSLSAAARRFPLADEVFLDDPEYLRCTRLALRELAAALGGGGAAPAR from the coding sequence ATGAGGCGGCCGGTGCTGCCCGGCGATGTTGCCGCGCTGGCGCGGGCGCTGCTGGCGGCAAGCGACGGGGACCGGCCGCGGCTGTGCCGCCGGATCCTGGGCGGTGCGGCGGAGGCCGCGGCGCATACCGAGCTGTGCCGGCGGCTGCATCCGCGCTGGGGCGACGGCTCGCTGAGTGCGGCGGCCCGCCGGTTTCCGCTGGCGGATGAAGTGTTTCTGGATGATCCGGAATATCTGCGCTGCACCCGGCTGGCGCTGCGCGAGCTGGCGGCGGCGCTCGGCGGCGGCGGGGCGGCTCCCGCCCGCTGA
- the cysE gene encoding serine O-acetyltransferase: MAKTQQAVTPVDPVWDRITREAEEAVATQPLMGGLIHACILHHKTLEKALSYRIAAKLCSNEMSMMVLREIVDDAYADSPGLLEAARADLMAINERDPASHRLLQPILYFKGFQAVQAYRVSHWLWDQGQKDLAYFFQMRTSEIFGIDIHPGARIGKGIMIDHAHSIVIGETAVVGDNVSMLHSVTLGGTGKEEQDRHPKIGDGVLIGAGAKVLGNIKVGHCSRIAAGSVVLSEVPPCMTVAGVPAKIVGEAGCDQPSVSMDQRFPNGSGTE; the protein is encoded by the coding sequence ATGGCCAAAACCCAGCAAGCCGTTACTCCGGTGGATCCCGTATGGGACCGTATCACCCGCGAAGCTGAGGAGGCCGTCGCCACCCAGCCGCTGATGGGCGGGCTGATTCACGCCTGTATCCTGCACCACAAGACGCTGGAGAAGGCGCTGTCCTACCGGATTGCCGCCAAGCTCTGCTCGAACGAGATGTCGATGATGGTGCTGCGCGAAATCGTCGATGACGCCTATGCCGACAGCCCGGGCCTGCTGGAGGCGGCGCGCGCCGACCTGATGGCGATCAACGAGCGCGACCCGGCCAGCCACCGGCTGCTGCAGCCGATCCTCTATTTCAAGGGGTTCCAGGCGGTGCAGGCCTACCGGGTCAGCCATTGGCTGTGGGACCAGGGCCAGAAGGACCTGGCCTATTTCTTCCAGATGCGCACCTCGGAGATCTTCGGCATCGACATCCATCCCGGCGCCCGCATCGGCAAGGGGATCATGATCGACCACGCCCATTCCATCGTCATCGGCGAGACCGCGGTGGTGGGCGACAATGTGTCGATGCTGCATTCGGTGACCCTGGGCGGCACCGGCAAGGAAGAGCAGGACCGCCACCCCAAGATCGGCGACGGCGTGCTGATCGGGGCCGGCGCCAAGGTTCTGGGCAACATCAAGGTCGGCCATTGCAGCCGGATTGCCGCCGGTTCGGTGGTGCTGTCGGAGGTGCCGCCGTGCATGACCGTTGCCGGGGTGCCCGCGAAGATCGTCGGCGAGGCGGGTTGCGACCAGCCCTCGGTCAGCATGGACCAGCGGTTTCCGAACGGCTCCGGCACCGAGTGA